One window from the genome of Podospora pseudocomata strain CBS 415.72m chromosome 6, whole genome shotgun sequence encodes:
- a CDS encoding hypothetical protein (EggNog:ENOG503P1F0; COG:K; COG:T) gives MPESSILWQNEAKTVVLLDLPRSIEEAQYLSDKQMLSGRKPPDTTAPFRRLICSPAPEQPFVTPEPKSSNYAQSAISPAAQIAELMTMASVKSALDEISTSYQGPWCLPRLTSKPLAPVESKQIATQPEETAVPPKSTSTPTEPNPPPKATEDHSIIPTNQVDTPDSPYHPPNSHPLTGPFPPLSQTFSLILLDPPWPNRSAKRKRSSPAAYTPLPSLSSTHSLLSSFQITTLLSPDGLVAVWVTNSPRFTTLLLNDIFPYNWGIELVAEWTWVKVTSRGEPIVSLGSQWRKPYERLLIARKKGACAGAGGVKNKVIVSVPDIHSRKPNLKRVFEEVLPRGYTALEMFARNLTAGWWGWGDEVVKFQGGEYWAQEEVVEGEEVVGREGDLQENREEKTAGSARLEEDIAGNLSQIVQPG, from the coding sequence ATGCCTGAGTCCAGCATTCTCTGGCAGAACGAGGCCAAAACGGTGGTCCTACTCGACCTCCCCCGGTCAATTGAAGAAGCCCAGTATCTTTCCGATAAACAGATGCTATCTGGCCGTAAGCCACCAGACACAACTGCACCATTCCGGAGGTTGATCTGTTCGCCGGCACCAGAACAACCCTTCGTAACTCCGGAGCCGAAGTCCAGTAATTATGCTCAATCAGCCATCTCACCCGCAGCTCAGATAGCCGAGCTCATGACCATGGCATCCGTTAAGTCAGCACTCGATGAGATAAGCACATCCTATCAAGGGCCCTGGTGTCTACCACGCCTCACTTCAAAGCCACTAGCCCCGGTTGAGTCAAAGCAGATAGCCACACAACCGGAAGAAACAGCAGTGCCGCCCAAGAgcacatcaacacccacagaaccaaatccccctcccaaagcAACCGAAGATCACAGTATAATCCCCACTAACCAAGTCGATACCCCAGACTCTCCttaccaccccccaaactcccaccCTCTCACCggccccttcccccccctctcccaaaccttctccctcatcctcctcgacccccCCTGGCCCAACCGCTCCGCAAAACGCAAACGCTCCAGCCCCGCCGcctacacccccctcccctctctctcctccacccactccctcctgtcctccttccaaataaccaccctcctctcccctgACGGACTCGTAGCAGTATGGGTCACCAACTCCCCCcgcttcaccaccctcctcctcaacgacaTTTTCCCCTACAACTGGGGTATTGAGCTAGTGGCAGAATGGACCTGGGTCAAAGTCACGTCTCGTGGGGAGCCGATTGTCAGTCTGGGGAGTCAATGGCGGAAGCCTTATGAGCGGTTGTTGATTGCgaggaaaaagggggcttGTGcaggggctggtggtgtgaagAATAAGGTTATTGTCTCTGTGCCCGATATTCACTCTCGCAAGCCGAATTTAAAGAgggtgtttgaggaggtgttACCTAGGGGGTATACAGCGTTGGAGATGTTTGCACGGAACTTGACggcgggttggtgggggtggggggatgaggtAGTGAAATTTCAGGGGGGGGAGTACTGGGCTCAGGAAGAAGTGgtagaaggagaagaggttgttgggcGGGAGGGTGATCTGCAAGAAAacagggaggaaaagacgGCGGGTTCTGCACGATTGGAAGAAGATATAGCAGGAAACCTAAGTCAAATTGTTCAACCAGGTTGA
- a CDS encoding hypothetical protein (COG:E; EggNog:ENOG503PUNN), giving the protein MASTQNQNQGQDRPIIKAHSAPENHSQHVKDPLAHFNAIPPFAKMLSDPALLSTQVVDRRPLPSGESNFVRKVMNSGSTVRACVTFFRMLQPPASMVKKAQAAGTKGELIPMEEITKSKAMLQGGGAQDGEDMKNPFLLFSALVDLGEDLCGYAGTMHGGLFAVLMDEVMGTAANFQSEHGAYTVQFNTNLQKAIKLPMVVVIRGRVVKKAGRKIMVRGCIEDQNGNIMAEGDGLWIQMDKNVGRSQL; this is encoded by the exons ATGGCCTCCACCCAGAACCAAAACCAAGGACAAGACCgccccatcatcaaggccCATTCCGCTCCCGAGAACCACAGCCAACACGTCAAAGACCCCCTCGCCCACTTCAAtgccatcccccccttcgcCAAAATGCTCTCCGAtcccgccctcctcagcacCCAAGTTGTCGACCGCCGCCCCTTGCCCTCGGGTGAGAGCAACTTTGTTCGCAAGGTGATGAACTCTGGCTCCACCGTCAGGGCGTGCGTGACATTCTTCCGGATGCTGCAGCCCCCTGCTTCAATGGTCAAGAAAGCTCAGGCTGCCGGGACAAAGGGGGAGTTGATCCCCATGGAGGAGATCACCAAATCCAAAGCGATGCTGCAGGGGGGTGGGGCGCAGGACGGGGAGGATATGAAGAACCCATTTTTGCTGTTTAGTGCGCTGGTGGATTTAGGGGAGGATCTTTGTGGTTATGCGGGGACGATGCATGGGGGCTTGTTTGCGGTGCTGATGGACGAGGTTATGGGGACGGCGGCCAATTTTCAGAGTG AGCACGGCGCGTATACTGTCCagttcaacaccaaccttcaGAAGGCGATCAAGTTGCCCATGGTGGTTGTTAtcagggggagggtggtcaAGAAGGCTGGACGGAAGATCATGGTTAGGGGGTGTATTGAGGATCAGAATG GCAATATCATGGCTGAGGGCGATGGTCTCTGGATCCAGATGGATAAGAACGTGGGCAGGAGTCAGTTGTAG
- the LEU5_2 gene encoding coenzyme A transporter (EggNog:ENOG503NW5S; COG:C) codes for MSHASMPGVSSPQIGRDTTRAARPNATALPAKDPAVCPTDDEAQVPRKPPKNKRSLDYVWRSGVAGGLAGCAAKTVVAPLDRVKILFQSHNPHFIKYTGSWLGVSEAMKAIYQQDGPTGLFRGHSATLLRIFPYAAIKFLAYEQIRAIVIPNKEHETPFRRLISGSLAGVTSVFFTYPLEVIRVRLAFETKKESRSSLRSICKQIYDEQQKPRTVAGPVGEPLPVVPARPGLTNFYRGFSPTLLGMLPYAGMSFLTHDTAGDLLRHPKIAKWTTLPQSENAPAGKAAPLRSWAELFAGGVAGLVSQTASYPLEVIRRRMQVGGAVGDGHRMRIGETAGIIMRERGLRGFFVGLTIGYAKVVPLVAASFYTYERLKTWFGI; via the exons ATGAGCCATGCCTCCATGCCGGGGGTCTCGTCGCCTCAAATAGGGCGAGACACTACCCGTGCAGCCCGGCCAAATGCTACAGCACTGCCGGCTAAGGATCCAGCAGTATGCCCTACAGACGACGAGGCCCAGGTGCCGAGGAAGCCTCCTAAGAACAAGCGGAGCTTGGATTATGTCTGGCGATCTGGAGTCGCAGGTGGTCTGGCAGGATGCGCG GCCAAGACTGTTGTTGCGCCGCTCGACCGAGTGAAGATTCTTTTCCAGTCTCATAACCCACACTTCATCAAATACACGGGATCATGGCTTGGTGTGTCGGAGGCCATGAAGGCCATCTACCAGCAGGACGGACCAACAGGCCTTTTTAGAGGCCATTCAGCGACACTTTTGAGAATTTTCCCCTACGCAGCCATCAAGTTCCTGGCCTACGAACAAATACGAGCTATTGTCATTCCGAACAAGGAGCACGAAACGCCATTCCGACGACTTATCAGCGGGTCTTTGGCAGGTGTCACCTCAGTTTTCTTCACATATCCACTAGAAGTTATTCGAGTACGGCTGGCTTTCgagacgaagaaggagagcaGATCATCACTACGCTCAATATGCAAGCAAATATATGATGAACAACAAAAACCGCGCACTGTGGCTGGCCCTGTCGGCGAGCCTCTGCCAGTTGTGCCTGCTAGGCCCGGGCTGACCAACTTCTACCGTGGATTCTCCCCAACGCTCCTGGGCATGCTGCCCTACGCTGGCATGTCTTTCCTGACACACGACACGGCTGGCGACCTTCTTCGTCACCCAAAAATTGCGAAGTGGACTACACTGCCACAATCTGAGAATGCGCCCGCCGGGAAAGCAGCGCCTTTGCGGTCTTGGGCTGAGCTATTCGCGGGTGGCGTGGCCGGTCTGGTTTCTCAAACGGCGTCCTACCCGTTGGAAGTTATTAGGCGGCGGATGCAAGTTGGTGGAGCGGTCGGCGATGGCCACAGAATGCGCATCGGCGAGACAGCTGGGATAATTATGAGAGAGCGCGGACTGAGAGGTTTCTTTGTGGGCTTGACCATTGGTTACGCCAAGGTGGTCCccttggtggcggcgagtTTCTACACGTACGAAAGACTAAAGACATGGTTCGGCATTTAG